Genomic DNA from Garra rufa chromosome 18, GarRuf1.0, whole genome shotgun sequence:
TTTAGTGGATGAATGTTAAtgaactttgtgtgtgtgtgtgtgtgtgtgtgtgtgtgtgtgtgtgcgcttgtGGCGACTTAATGTAAAAAGCCATAGCTTTTGTTTTAATTGGTACAACATTTTGCCTTTTGGATTTGCAGATTCAGATTAAACTTTATGTAAAATCATGGTGATGCATTTTAAAAATGGCCTCAAAgctctttcttttttcctttcacTTCGTAGAGACTCGTGGGATGTAAAATAGGCTTGTACCGACATGCTTTAGTTGACATACTGTAAATGCAcagttttttataaaatattggtGTCACACTAAATTGTTCCTCGAGCACTATCCGTTGAATTTGTTTAATGAAAGTAGGGTGTCATAGGTTGTTCTGGCCATTGGCATTTGCATCTGTTATCTCTGTTCTCAAACATAGACATGTACACTGTGTATTTGAGAAACTGATTAACTCTGTGCAACCCATCCAGTTGCTCAAACCCCACTTCTTAATAAACATCTAGTATGGCAGcttatgaaaatgtaaatataacCTGCATCTCATTTGAGAGAATATTTCCTGCTTGTAGATGTCATGAAAAGTATTTGATCTAATCATATTCTCATTTAAACCATAAGCTTTTCATGCAAAGACAAATGGGTGGGTTTGAAGcactaaaactgttttttttttttttcccacttgGCAGTGTTTTAAGTTTATTTGAATATGTTAGACCTTTTATTTGATCTCCTAACCACCTTTCCCCTCTCGTCTGAGTACTAAACATCAACGGGAATGTCAAGATATAGTTTGCATCTGTTAGATACACACGTGACATTCAGTACACTACTTGTTTTGCATCCTGTATTGTATCTGATCCTTCATTAAATGTACATTTGATTATTTGAAAACTAGCGTTATAAAACTAATATTCCACAATTAaactatagattttatttttatgcgGCTTTGTGTCAGTTTATTGTCTTAACGTATGTTCCAAGATGTTGCACATAGTTTTCTAGATTCCTAGTTATTATAAGCACATAGTTTCTTATTTTATGCAATggtttatttttatagtatttaacttcttttgtttttgttaaaagGTGTCAAAAGGTATTTTCACTGTGAGATGAGGGttatttaatttttggaccgagtttaaGGGTAAGAACAAATTCTACTAATTAAAATTTTAGTATGAAAGTATtatttggaataaaaaaaaaagtgttgactCCTCTCTTTCATTCCTGTAGGACTTGTATAATTTAAATTGTGTCTTTTACTGAAATAAGTAttagaaaacccattaaaaacattgttatttaaaaaaaaaaaatccatattgttttatacatattttggactatgggggcgctATTGTTTTGAtgacgtcaaatggttgcacaAAGTGAGCTACTGGCTAcctattactatttttactgtaactctgaaaaaaaaaactgatacgaTGACCAAAGGTATTAAAAAGAGCTTACAGGTAGCAAtagatatacagtggtgtgaaaaagtgttggcccccttcctgtttttttttttttttttttttttgcatgcttgtcacactttaatgtttcagatcatcaaacaaatttaaatattaaccaaagataacacaaataaacacaacatgcagtttttgaattaagttttctattatgaagggaaaacaaaatccaaacccacatggccctgtgtggaaaaagtgtttgccccctaaacttaataactggttgggccacccttagcagcgtttgcgataacttgcaatgagtctgttacagtgctGTGCAGGAATGTTGGCCCACTCATCTCAGCAGAATTGTAATTggaattcagccacattggagggttgtCGAACATGAACCagctttttaaggtcatgccacagcatctcaataggattcaggtcaggactttgactaggccactccaaagtcttcattttgtttttcttcagccattcagaggtggatttgctggtgtgttttgaatCATTGTCcagctgcagaacccaagttcgcttcagcttgaggtgaCGAACAGATGgttggacattgtccttcaggattgtttggtagacagcagaattcatggctccatttatcacagcaagtcttccaggtccagaagcagcaaaacagccccagaccatcacactaccatcACCATATTtgactgttggtatgatgttctttttctgaaatgatgttacttttacaccagatgtaatgggacacacaccttccaaaaagtcttggatcatcaagatgtgttttggcaaaactgagacgagcctttatgttctttttgctcagcagtggtttttgtcttggaactctgccatgcaggtcatttttgcccagtctctttcttatggtggagtcatgaacactgacattAACTGTGgaaagagaggcctgcagttctttcgatgttgttgtggggtcttttgtgacctcttggatgagtcgtcgctgcactcttggggtaattttggtcggctggccactcctgggaaggttcaccaccgttccatgttttcgccatttgtggataatggctctcgctgtggttcgctggagtcccaaagctttagaaatggctttataaccttttccagactgatggatctcaattactttctttctcatttgttcctgaacttctttggatctcaacatgatgtgtagcttttgaggatcttttggtctacttcactttgtcaggcaggtcctatttaagtggtttcttgattgcgaacaggtgtggcagtaatcaggcctggctgtggctagagaaactgaactcaggtgtgataaacactttttcacacagggccatgtgggtttggatttttttcccctttataAAAAAACCccttaattcaaaaactgcatgatatgttaacttgtgttatctttgattaatatttaaatgtgtttaatgatctgaaacattaaagtgtgacaaacatgcaaaaagcaAAAAGGCTTAAACTAAACGCTGTACCATCTATTTttcccccacaaggagtctaaatgctcccggatatcgagtgaaatcctcTTTACTCCTTAATTACAACCAAGTAGTCTCCCATAatccaaaatatgcataaaacgaTATGGATTTTTTAATTAGTGTAAATCTTTtataggttttctactacatattccAGTAAAAATCCACATTGaaaaaactccttcagtggctgcggcgtcataaCAAGCAtcgacatgtttacatcctgtcaggatggcatctagcgtctCTTGTCTCTGCCAgttgtaagctctttcagcagctgtggcatcagggctgaagtggagagaacatcGATggaggtctttagaaagttttattggTCCCCAAGCATCTtcccattattttattttattcttatcaCTAGGACAGCAGTGACTTACACATCGCTTCTTTTGTTGCAGCTGAAAATGACAACCAAATAGTACCCCTTAgtccaaaatatatttttaaataacataaatctttcatgggttttctactacgtatttcagtaagatacatcacttatgttatattaagccatgtaAGTCATGGTATCATCATCTGAGGCTTGGTTTTGACAGAAAATTACATGTTTTTGAGCTGGTTTGATGTGGACGTTTCGCAGAGAATATGTGTATAAATGTGCTTGAGAACCTGTAAGCTACTAAATTAATCAAATTAGACGTGGAAGTTTAGCAAAGAATACGTTTATAAATGTGTTTGAGAAAATGTGAATtttgtatctcttttaaataattCGTTTTCCCTCTAAATCTGTGTGGATCTCTGTAATATTGCGATTAACTTGCAATGTAACCTCAACAGAAGATTATTcaaagtgttttgcatcattgtAAATACTGAATCAATCATTTGGTGAGTGTGCATATAAGAAAAGAGCTCCGTCTGCACTCAATAATGACACAGCACTTGCTGTATGCCAAGAATGACATGTTATTCAGCCAATCAAATGCCTCCTTACGTGCCAACGTGACCAATAGGAACACGTCTAACAGGATACAGGAAGTCTCATGCCACTTGTCACCAGTCTATCTGCAACTCTTCAGCGGATGTCCGTTAAAGACCCATATCTGCCTCAGGAATCAACGAAAGGATAAACGTATTGACCGGTATGATGCTGTTTTGCTACAATATGTTATTATCAGATCTATAGCGGCGTTATTAATTTAAACACGCTTCAGAAAAACAAAATGCGCAGTCACTGCTGAGTTTAAATGGCAGCTAATGCTAATTGAGGGAAGTGCTTTAGAAACCAAACAATCAAATTATGATTACATTTTCAACGGAGAGGTAAAACTGTAGTGATTATCGTACTATATTATATCTCAAAATGGCATATAATTGTATGTTTGTGCAAAAACAAGCCCGTTGCTGTCTTTTGAAGCTAGCTGGAGTGCTAAAAATATTGCTGAGTAACTGTGCTTACACCTTTAAGCTTCACGTTGTTGATTAGCTTTATGATGAAGACGAAACACTGACATCTTTGATAAAaaccatatttgtgaccctgcactacaaaaccagtcacaagagtcattttttatttatatttatacatctgaaagctgaataaataagctttcaattgatttatgtatggtttgttaggataggacaatatttggccaagatacaatctggaatctgagggtgtaaaaaaaaaaaaaatcaaaatacttggaaaatcgcctttaaagttgtccagatgaagagttttgatgtatttacagtagaaaatttacaaaatatcttcatggaactttaactttacttaatatcctaatgatttttggcataaaagaaaaatgtataattttgacccatacaatgtatgtatTTCGGGCtgctgctacaaatatatccatgctacttacgactggttttgtggtccagggtcacatttatttaacaGTTCGTATTATCTGTTTTGCAGTTAGGATGTCATCTGGAGCTCTGTTCCCCAGTCTGGTCTCTGGCTCCCGCAGCTCATCCAGTAAATACCTGGTTGAGTTTAGGGCGGGTAAAATGACCCTGAAGGGCAGCACAGTGACCCCGGACAAGCGCAAAGGCACCGTCTACATTCAGCAGACAGACGACTCGCTCATCCACTTCTGCTGGAAAGACAGGACCTCTGGAAATGTGGAGGATGTGAGGACTGTTTACTATTAGCGGTCAACCGATGGTGTTTTATATCAATATCAATGGTTGATTTTTGTGTTTCAGGATCTGATCATATTCCCGGATGATTGTGAGTTCAAGCGGGTGAACCAGTGCACTACAGGACGTGTGTATGTGCTGAAATTTAAGGCTGGATCAAAAAGGCTGTTCTTTTGGATGCAGGTGAGGAAAAGATTGCAGAGATGCTTGCTGACATGCGGCAGTTCAGATTTGCTTTGTCAGAATATAACAAAACGATGCACTCAGAGGGCATTGTGATATCTGATCAGCTGTCAAGTCACATTTGCTTGCTTTCCCATCTCTAAAGGAGCCGAAAACAGATAAAGATGAGGAGTACTGTCGCAAAGTCAACGAGTACCTCAACAACCCACCAATGCCAGGCGCTCTGGGCAGCGGAGGAGGTGGCAGCCATGAACTCTCTGCACTTGGTGGTGAGTGATGGAGAACATGCGTCTCGCTTTGAGACTGTCCTAATACCCACACTTGCAGTCTTCGTTACTTGATAGTGTGTGTACATGAGTCAGGGATGCACACCTTTCAGTGAAAATCACTGGTTTGAATCCACAGTAGGTCTTTTAGAGTTAGTTGATtttctaatttgtgaccctggaccacaaaaccagtcataaggttaaattttacaaaactgagatatatacatcatatgaaagctcaataaataagctttctattgatgtatggtttgttaggataggacaatatttggccgagatacatctatttgaaaatctggaatctgagggtgcaaaaaaatcaaaatactgagaaaatcacctttaaagttgtccaaattaagttcttaacaatgcatattactaatcaaaaattacattttgatatgtttacagtaggaattttacaaaaaatcttcatggaacatgatctttacttaatttcctaatgatttttggcataaaagaaaaatacatacaatgtatttttggctattgctacaaatataccccagcgacttaagactggtttatggtccagggtcacatttaagatcTTTCTGCACTACTGGTAGTTCCAGTAGTCGACCAAAGGTGACAGTGTTTAAACAGAATCCTAAACAGAATCCTAAACAGaatctacagaattggtgcaaactgctgtcccacaaccaaaaaaaacattaaaaagtatttaGAAATTGAAACTTtatcccctggtttcacagacaaggcttaagcctagtcttaGACTGAAATGTAAGTCTTAGCCAtctcaactgaaagaaacttgcactgattgatcttaaaatgtatcagtgcctttgttttgtctcgagATGCACACGGTAACATTTTTGTTTGAACATGTTTatgaaaatgacttaaatgtcctaattgaacaatggcctaatcctggtttagcgTAAGccgtgtctgtgaaaccgggcctagatgtttactaagatccttttattatctgtTGAAAACCacgataatatttaaaatatcagtaagcttaaagggatagttcacccaaaaatgaaaatgtgatgtttatctgcttacccccagggcatccaagatgtaggtgactttgtttcctcagcagaacacaaaccaagatttttaacttaaaccgttgcagtctgttaggcaTATAattgcagtggatgggcaccaaaccttgaaaagttaaaaaaaacatgcacagacaaatccaaaatacaccctgcggctcgtgacgatacattgatgtcctaagacacgaaacgatcgtttttttgagaaactgaaccgtatttatatcatttttttacctttgatacacagccacgtccatctgtcctgagcacaagctcaGCATTCAGTTctttacatgtgaacgcgctctggcgtagtgtacgcaaatgccggaaggggaaatcggcgAACAGTCAAACAGTCCCAGATGAGTtggcgcaagcaaacgtaatcttttagctttgaatcggtttgaacaatcaggataagcgcaagtaattaccattttgaatagccgctatacccacaatctctgtgctctgtgtaaacaatgtgtgtcatatacacgcgacagatcgcttccggcgtttgcgtatactacgccagagtgcgttcacatgtaacgtgcctgatgctgaactcgtgctcaggacagatggacattgatgtgtatcaaaggtaaaaaatgatataaatacggttcagtttctcacaaaaaccgatcgtttcgtgtcttNNNNNNNNNNNNNNNNNNNNNNNNNNNNNNNNNNNNNNNNNNNNNNNNNNNNNNNNNNNNNNNNNNNNNNNNNNNNNNNNNNNNNNNNNNNNNNNNNNNNNNNNNNNNNNNNNNNNNNNNNNNNNNNNNNNNNNNNNNNNNNNNNNNNNNNNNNNNNNNNNNNNNNNNNNNNNNNNNNNNNNNNNNNNNNNNNNNNNNNNNNNNNNNNNNNNNNNNNNNNNNNNNNNNNNNNNNNNNNNNNNNN
This window encodes:
- the LOC141290448 gene encoding proteasomal ubiquitin receptor ADRM1-like — encoded protein: MSSGALFPSLVSGSRSSSSKYLVEFRAGKMTLKGSTVTPDKRKGTVYIQQTDDSLIHFCWKDRTSGNVEDDLIIFPDDCEFKRVNQCTTGRVYVLKFKAGSKRLFFWMQEPKTDKDEEYCRKVNEYLNNPPMPGALGSGGGGSHELSALGGE